CAGAAGTTCCTGCGTGCATTTCGCCTGTTTAAGAAACCGTTTGGTCTGCTTGCCAAGCATGGGCTCGGCGAGTTCAAGGGCATACCGCGCACGTTTCAAGAGTATTCGAGTGCGATGCAGTTCAGTCTTCGGGAAAGAGCCGTTTGAGGCATTCACAAAATCCTGAACTTTACGAAAGGCGTTTCTCGCTAATTCCGTAATCGTCAGTGGAGATGGCTGAAATGGTAAACGGGTTAGTGAGTCCTCAAAATGATTCAGGAGATTGAGATACCGGTCACTACGCAATCCCTCCAGAAGTTTGGCACGGGCCACAGACCTCTGATCTTCAAATTTCTTGAGAATCGATTGAAATGCAGGCTGTTCTTGTATGGAGAGGTCATGGAAATTTTGACGAAATGATTCCAAAAGGACATCCCCGTCCCTGACTTCGCCCAACAAAGAACCAACCCAGCCCAGCTCTTGGCAAACATGCTCTGTCCATTCCGGGGCGAGAAAAGTACGCACCGCCCGAACGATGGCTCTCATGCGGCGGGTCGCGACTCGCATGCGATGGAGTGCTTCGCTATCCCGACCCAAACGGGTTCCGGGATCATGTTGCAACATCTGGAAAAATTGGGAATGAAGCCTATCCCGGATATGTTCTGTCGCGGGTGCTGAAGGATCACTGAACTCGAGGGTAAGCGGATAGGGAAATTGTAGTGCCTGAAAAATCTTGGGTTGTAATGGTGTCTCCTCTGCCCCGGCATGAACTAAGATCGTGCGGATAGGCTTGAGTTGAGCGGCTGTACCTTCCTGTAATTCAACCTCTAATTCCTGGAATGAATGCACAATTTTTTTGTCTCTGAGGAGGGCGACGGAGTCCAGGACGACTTCAGCGATGATCTGGCTGTCTTTCTGAATGCGAACCCCTTTTCTCTTTGTCCGGAGTTTTCCGAGGTGAATGGCCCCCTGTTTTCTAAAAAAAGCCGTCAATAAGTCCTGAAATTCCCAGGGAATGCTGCGACTGCCGGAATCAATGCTCAACTCCAGTCGAACGGCACCGCTGGGTATTTTTAATTGCCAGACCCCATGGGCTTGTTCCACTCGTTTTCGGAGTGTCAGCCCCAATTGACCGAGTCGATGGTGCTCGCTATCAAAATAGGTGGATGTGAAGACGCGGGTGGGGATCGGTTCGCCCATGTCGGGAGGGATGTGGAAGCCGGGTGGAATCCGAAACTTAATTTCGTCTTCAATCGTCTGGTGAATTTTCCATGGCATAAAAATTCTATTTGCAATATTCAGTGTGCCGTGGGTCGTGGAAATGCAAATTTCACGGTATTGGGTTGAGTTCCAAACATAAGAACGTGCTACTTTCTCAGAAAACTGTCAATGAAGAAAAGAAAATAATCGGTTTGATTTTACTTGAATGGATCACAAGAAAGTGTGAAGTTTTCGTGTAACTGCTTGTCTTTACATGGTAAATGTCGCGTTATTCCCCTCAGGCCCTATACGGCCACCTTTATGCTCCGGTGATAACGGGACGCTTTTCTTGAGGGCACTTAATCCAAGTACACGGATATCTCTTTCCTGCAAGCTCTGTTGCACGCGATGAGAGATCGAGTCGGAACCTGGGTATTAGAAACATATTGTGATCCGGCATTCGAGAGAAGCTGTGTCACCAAAAAATGAATTTCGATATACTACCAGGCGAAACGAGGGGTTCAAAACACAGAGGAGAATAATTGATGTATAAAGGTTTGCCCGATCATCAACTGACTCAATTGTTGCAAACTGCTGTCCAGGCGGCCCACGTTGCCGCTGTTCCGATTCGAGCCTATTTCGAAAAGCAGGATTTCCGTATCAGAGAAAAAAGCGATGGTTCACCTGTGACTCAAGCCGATCAAGAGGGGGAAGCACTTATCCGCAGTCACTTGCTTTCCAACGCCGCAATCGGGCCTCTCGATATTCTTGGTGAAGAAGAAGGGTTACAGGGGACGGGAACAGGATGGCAATGGGTTGTGGATCCTATCGATGGAACACGATCCTTTATCCATGGGATCCCGTTATTCGGTACCATTATCGCCTTGGTTGACACTCGGGAACAATTTCCTGTCCTTGGAGTGATTCACCTTCCCATGCTCGGCCTCACCTATGCCGCCGCCAGGGGACAAGGGGCCACTCGACAAGGAAAAACCTTGCACCTTCCTGAAGATCTTTCCATTGAAAAGGCAATTATCGGAGTGGGCGATTTTGCTCAGTTTTCCAGTGTGGATCGGGAGGCAGATTATCATCAACTGTTAGGGATGTCCGGGTATGTGCGAGGGTATACCGATTGTTTTGGGCATGGCCTGGTGATCAGTGGAGCCCTTGGCGCAATGGTGGACCCAGCTTTGAACCCGTGGGATATCCTGGCTACTCAGGTATTAATTGAGGAGGCCGGAGGGACGGCAATCCTTCGTCCCTCAAAGGATTCCGGAAAGGTTGATGCCATATTTGGGAACCGTTTGCTCGTTCAACATCTTGCTCGTGAACTCTCCTTTTAAAATTTTCGGGACTTTGCCGGCAGATGTTTTTCTCCGTGGAGCATCTCTGACGTGTCGCATGGAATGCCTATCGCATGAATGCCTCCAATGTTTCAAATCCTTATTTCGGGCAACCGGCAGAGATTTATCCGTTTGTCACATTCCCATAACGGGGAAGAAATGTTGGTCAGATACCGTTGCCGTCAGACTGGATACCAGATATTGGGCGATCATGGCCCCACTATTGAAACTGTCTGGGGTGTGGGGTATCGTATTTCTATGATTCATGATAGTTCTGTCCCTTCCTGAAGGATTTCCTTCTTGCAAAATTTGATGCCTGTATTGCCCACGGAATCTTTGTGGGCATGAACGGGTAGAACCGAATCTATTTTTGAAGGAGTTCAGCCACATGAAAAGGCTCGCGGTTATTGATATTGGAACGAATTCCATTCACATGGTTCTAGCCGAAATTGGAAAAGGATTCTCTTACAAAATTGTCGACCGTATTAAGGAAATGGCCAGATTGGGTGATGGAACCTTTACGTCTCAGCGGTTGTCTCCAGAGGCCATGGACCGTGGGTTGACCGTCCTAAAACGGTTTTCCATGCTGGCAAAGAATAAGGGATTTGATCCTATTGTACCGATTGCCACCAGTGCGGTCCGCGAGGCAAAAAATGGAGGGGATTTTTTAAAGCTGGTACGCAAGGAACTTGGGCTTAGAGTGCGGGTCATCACCGGTGAGGAAGAGGCCCGCCTCATCTATTTAGGCGTCAGGAATACTATGGATCTCGACCATTTTCCCGCCATGATTGTGGATATCGGGGGCGGGTCCGTGGAGTTGATGGCTTGTACACAAAAGCGTTTAAAATTCGTGAGAAGTCTCAAGTTAGGTGCGATTAGGTTAAAGGATCAATTCCTCAAGGCAGACATACCTGATAAAAAAATGATCAGACGTTTGGAAAATCAGGTTAGTCAAACCTTGAAGAAATCCTTAACATCAAAGAAACATGACTCTCAATTTAATCAACTTGTGGCCACATCGGGGATGGCGGGAAACCTCGCGGAAATCATTTATTTGTCTAGGACGGGACGGCCGCTCTCTCAAATTGATATGGCCACGATTGAGTTAGATGAAGTTCGAGAGGTTGAACGACTGCTGCGGACAAAAGATACACAGACGCGATTGAATATACCCGGCCTGGACCCCAGGCGTGTGGATACGCTCTATTCCGGTGTGTTGGTGTTGCGGATACTGATGGAACGTATCGGAGTCAAGCAAGCGCGTATCAGTGATAAGGCGATTCGGGAAGGGGTTATTTATGATTTCATTCAACAACATCAGGAAGGGTTGCGGGCGGAACAAGAAATTCCCCATATTCGCCGGCGTCAGGTCCTTTTGTTGGCCAGACGATACCAATATCCCAAAAACCATGCGCATCATGTGGCGAAGTTGGCATTAAGTTTGTTCGATCAGACTCAAACGTTGCATCAACTTGGCGACAGGGAACGGGAGTGGTTGGAATATGCGGCTTTACTTCACGATATTGGGCATCATATTAGAGAGAACAAACACCACAAGCACACCTACTATTTGATCACCCATGCCGATCTTCCCGGGTTTTCGTCTGAAGAATTAGGCATTATGGCCAACGTGGCGCGATATCATCGACGGGGCCAACCAACGATCAGGCATAAAGGATTTCGACTCTTAAATCGCGACCAGAAAAAAGTTGTCCCATGTCTCAGTGCGATTTTACGAATTGCCGATGGCCTGGATCGGAGTCATTTTTCTGTGATCAGGAAAATTTCCATAGAACCCGGGAAGCCTCTGCGGCTCCATGTATTTTTTCGCTATGATCCGGAGTTGGAATTATGGACAACGGAACGAAGGATGAAACTCTTTGAGAAAACCTTCCATTGCCGGATTGAATTGAAGCCGGCTCCCATTGCCATGAAAACAGTTGCCTAGCGGGTCATCCTATGCGTGAACCCTTCTCTGGAAATGATTCTGGCATTTGTGGGATACTTGCGCATTTTGGAGTCCCAGCATAGGTTAAAATGTAGAGCCGGGGTTTGAGTGTGTCGCCTTCTCCTTGTAGATCATGGCGGGTCATTCCATCATTACTGCTCACCCAAAGAAAGCATATCCGGTAGACTAACCTGGTTTCGGCTTGGAAATTGAGATTTCTGGCCTGCAAAGTCCAAAGGCGAGATGCGACCATTCTGCGCTTTCCAGTTTAAGGAGACACCGTATGTTTAGTTTTATGCCTCGGGAAAGCGGGTTTTTTGATTTATTCGAGCAAGCATCTCAAAACGTCGTGGAAGCAGGACAGTGCTTGAAAGCATTAATGAAGTCCTTTGATGAACCGCATACACAAATTCAACACATCAAAAATTTGGAGCACAAGGGTGACGATCTCACTCGTGACATCGTGTATAAACTCAATAAAACATTTATTACCCCGTTAGATCGGGAAGATATTCACGCATTGGCCAGCGCGCTCGATGATATTCTGGACGAAATTGATGCGGTGGCCGAATTGTTCATGGTGTTTAAAATAGACCACCCGACGCCCATGGCACTCAGGTTGTCCGAAATCCTTCATGATGCCGTTTTAGAGGTCGGGAAAGGGATTGATCTTCTTCGTCATCAAAACTGGGATATGAAGGACTGTGCCATTCGAGTGCATAGCTTGGAAAACGAAGCTGACCGGGTGAGCCTAGAAGCGATTTCCCGGTTATTTGAAGAGGAAGCGGATCCCAAGACGGTGATGAAGTGGAAAGAGATCTATGAGAATTTTGAGATGGGCACCGATTCGTGTGAGGATGTTGTGAATGTCCTGGAACGGATCGCACTCAAGCATGGATAATGAAGTGGTAGCCGAATCCTTTCGATTTTTCTGATACTCCTCCCCAAAGCACCTCCGTGGCCGAATTCAGCATACTTCTAATTTTAATTATTGTCCTCGCACTTCTATTTGATTTTTCAAATGGTTGGCATGATAGTGCCAATGCCGTGGCCACCGTCGTGTCCACTCGGGTCCTGAGCCCCACCTTAGCGGTTCTTTTTGCCGGTGTTTTGAATGTGGTCGGGGCCTTTATGTCTACCGCGGTAGCCAAGATGGTAGGAAGCGGAATCATCGATCCTGCCGCGATCAATGATGTGGTCATTATTTCGGCATTGGGGGGAGCTATCGTTTGGAATTTTATTACCTTACATATGGGGTTGCCTTCCAGTTCCTCCCATGCCTTGATTGGAGCCATGGTTGGTGCAGGTTTTATTCATGGTGGTGTCGAGGTGTTGCAGGGTGCCGGATTGATAAAGGTTATGGAAGCGATGGTCTCTTCCCCGTTATTGGGTTTTCTTGTGGCCTTTGTACTCATGATTGGGTTGAGCTGGGCGTTTTTTCGGGCTTCGCGAGGAAGGGCTATGAGGTTGTTTCGACGTCTTCAATTGGTGTCAGCGGGGTTTATGGCGTTGAGTCATGGAGCCAATGATGCACAAAAAGCGATGGGAATTATTACCTTGGCTTTGCTTTCTGCCGGACATATTCCTTCTGCGGAAGTGCCCAAATGGGTTATTATTTCCTGTGCCCTCTCTATGGGCCTGGGGACGGCTTTAGGAGGGTGGAAGATCATTCGAACTCTGGGGATGCGAATTGCCAAGTTGGATCCTATCCATGGGTTCGCCGCCGAAACCGGAGCCGGTGTAGTGTTGATGGTTACGGCCCATATTGGATTGCCTGTCAGCACGACTCACACGATTACATCTTCAGTCATGGGCGTGGGGGCGGTCAATCGATTGTCGGCGGTTCGTTGGGGTGTCACCAGGAGAATTGCCTATGCGTGGGTTTTTACCCTTCCCGGTTCGGCATGCTTAGCCGTCGCTTTTTATCTCCTGCTGTCCGCATTTTTCTAATTGTTCGGTGTTCCTTCATTTTCTGTGATTCTCAAGAAGCTGTTGGCGCGTCGCATCAGGAATCTGTTTTTGCTGAATTGATAGTTTGAGAGTTCATGTTCCTTGAATCTTGACATTTAGTCATATCTCCTTTTCTTCTCTCCTCTGTTTGTTCTTCTTTGGTAGAACCATTGACCTGCCCGGTTTTGTGGATACCGTCACATCGATTCCGTCTCAGAGAATTAGTTGTCTGAAGTTGTCTCTACGGTCCCTCCATTTGGGGATGGTTCCTTCTCATTGCCGCCTTTAGTCTGACGTGTTCAAAGATTGAGTCGCGGGTCCCTTTCACACAATACGCGGCATTGTAACCAAAAGGAGGAGTTATGGCAGAATCGTATCAAACAGGCGCCCTGGAAGTTTCAACGGTTGGACTTGAAGAGGAAGGGTATCAAATGTATTTGGGCCAAAAGTGTCGATTGAGCGGCGTATTGAAAGTCCAGGGAATGGCGCGAATCGATGGATTTGTTGAAGGAGAGATTTATGGTAGCGATCTGATTCAAGTGGGAAAAGATGGAAAGCTTGAAGCCACCGTTAAGGCTAAAGACATTGTCGCACAGGGTCCTCTTCGTGGGGACTTCGTCGCTCTGCAGAAGATACAGTTGCTGGCCCCAGCGACATTGGAAGGGAAAATCGATGCCCCGGTTTTTCTGCTAGAAGAAGGCGTCTTTGTCAATGGACTGGTGAAAATGGGAATCGTGCGCCCTGCGGGCTCATAAGCCAAGGGGACGTATTTAGCCAATGCACCGAGTGAAAGTCGTGGCATCGAAAGCCGATTGATCTATTGGTGATAAGGTTGACGAGTGGTAAACATTGTGTCGTGCACAAGGCCCTTAGCGTAGCGCTCTGAGCTGCGCAGGGGCCATCCACCATTCTAAATTTCCCCGTCCTACTCCGACGTTTCCATCAAAAGAAATAAGGCAGCCTCCGGCCTTTTTGACCGAAAGACCTGAGCTGTTCTTTCCAAAAATCATCAAGGCGGCTGTTTGGCCAAGATGAGGTTCATGCCCGACGCACATGACGAAGGCATCCGTTGAAAATTTTTGGAATAGAGGGAATAACAGCATGGGGGATTGGTCATACACCAGCTCAGGGCACAGCTGAATCGTTGCTGTGATCTGTAGCGTCTCTTTGGTAATCTCAGCCGTCTGTTGAGTACGGATTAATGGACTGCACAAGAGGTGTGTGGGCTTCACTCCAATACGTTTGAGCCCTGCAGCGACCTGTTCAGTTTTGGCAATACCTTCTTTGGTCAGAGGGCGTTCGCGTTCAGAGTGGTCCCATTCATGTGGGTTAACAGCAATGCCATGGCGCAATAAAAGACAATTCATATAGACATCTCCTTATGTTGACCCATTTAGAGCGACTTTGCCGGTTATCATACCTCAAAATTAACATCCTCTACAGTCTCTGCAAAAGTTAAAAAATGCCAAGGTGAAACTGAAGACCAGGATGCCCCAATGAGCACTTCACAGAAAGTGTTCACTGGGAATTAAAATTGGGCAACGAAGGCAACATTAGAATGGGGCAATGCAACGTCATGGCATTTCTCTGCCGATCAACCAATTATTTGTCTGTGTAAGGCCAACCTAAGTATCCATGGAGGATGGGCTGACCTAAGCCAACGCAGCATACTTATTGCCAAAGATGCTGAAGGGTCGCCTGGGTACCAAAGAGACAGGCTTGTGCAATAGACCTCTCATGATCAGAGAGCATCATAATCAGGGGAAGAAAGTAAACAAGTCATAGCCCAAGAATACGGGCACCGTATGCTTCGGCGATGGTTGCTATAGGAAAGAATTCTTAATGGCGAGATGACCTGATTTCGTTTGGTGTTCCCCACTCTTACGCATGCGACGTGTAATGACCATCTTGACAATTAGGGAATTTGCGCTAATAGTATCGAAAATCGATATCGATAAACGATAACAGAATCTTATTTCCCTAACTGAAGTTTTTATGCCCACCAGTAATCACGAGCCTACTCGGCGCATGGTGCGCCAATTTTTCTTGGGTTTCGTCAAAATCCATATCTTGCACCATGCCGCTGAGGAGCCCGTCTGTGGAGTTGATTTGGCTCAGGAATTGGCTAGCCATGGTTACCAGCTGAGTCCAGGCACCCTTTATCCAACATTGCACGGTCTGGAAGCGGCAGGATATCTCCGATGCCAACTGGAACTTCAATCGGGACGCCGCCGAAGAACCTACACCATCACCAGATCCGGCCGACAGGCCTTGGTTCAAGCCAGACAGCAAATACGAGAACTAACAGAAGAGGTCATGAATCCAGAAACCAGTTGACGAAAGGAGACTGCTGGGAACAGTTACTCATCAATTCCGTGATATGAATTAGGGTGTACAAGAAGGATGAGAAGAGAAAAAAGTGTTTCAAATGGATCTAGCCCCATGCTGGGACATTCTTCAACACATAACTGGTGAATGGTCACCATAATGATAAATACGAAGGACCCCTCAATGAATCTGTTGCCAACTTTCCTGGCAATCTTTTTTTGTCTTCATGTGGCCATAGAAGCTTGTCATGCTCAACAGCCTGAACCGTTGTCCACTCACCTGACCTTACTGCAAGCCATTGAATATGGCTTGCAGCATTATCCTGCAGTGCGGGAATCCTTAGCCAAGCAAAAGGAAGCTCAATCCGGCATTGATTTGGCAGAGACAAACTATCTCCCACGGGTGGAAATCGGCGTTCAAGGGACTCGTTCGACCTTTAATAATGTTTCCGGGATGTTTTTCCCGAATGCTTTTTTTCAACCGATTTCCGGTCCTGATCTAGGACGAAGTGCTTATAGTAGTAGCTGGGGCAGCGCCGCCGGTATTCTGCTGGCATGGGAACCCTTTGACTTTGGTTTGCGTTCGGCCCAGGTGAGTACCGCCCGGACCATGGAACGTCATTCGAAAGCCTTTATCACCCTTACCCAGCTTGAAGTGGCGTTGGCTGTCGGAGACGCCTATATCGATGTCATCATGGCCCAAGAGTCTCGCCAGGCCCTACAAGCCAATTTGGAACGTCGGGTGGTCTTTGCTAAGACCGTCGAGGTTCTCGTCCGTAATCAATTGCGGCCGGGAGTTGATGGATCCCGTGCTCAAGCCGAGACGGCGGTTGCACGCACTCACCTATTGGAAGCAGAGCAGGTTGAACGATCACGAATGGCCACATTAGCTCAGGTGCTCGGGATAGCCGGTGGTCGAATTTCGATCGGAGATCCGGTGCTAAAAGCCTTCCCTCAAGGATCTGTCGCCGATAAAAAGGATCCCTCACAACATCCCT
Above is a window of Candidatus Nitrospira neomarina DNA encoding:
- a CDS encoding DUF47 domain-containing protein; translated protein: MFSFMPRESGFFDLFEQASQNVVEAGQCLKALMKSFDEPHTQIQHIKNLEHKGDDLTRDIVYKLNKTFITPLDREDIHALASALDDILDEIDAVAELFMVFKIDHPTPMALRLSEILHDAVLEVGKGIDLLRHQNWDMKDCAIRVHSLENEADRVSLEAISRLFEEEADPKTVMKWKEIYENFEMGTDSCEDVVNVLERIALKHG
- a CDS encoding inositol monophosphatase family protein; protein product: MYKGLPDHQLTQLLQTAVQAAHVAAVPIRAYFEKQDFRIREKSDGSPVTQADQEGEALIRSHLLSNAAIGPLDILGEEEGLQGTGTGWQWVVDPIDGTRSFIHGIPLFGTIIALVDTREQFPVLGVIHLPMLGLTYAAARGQGATRQGKTLHLPEDLSIEKAIIGVGDFAQFSSVDREADYHQLLGMSGYVRGYTDCFGHGLVISGALGAMVDPALNPWDILATQVLIEEAGGTAILRPSKDSGKVDAIFGNRLLVQHLARELSF
- a CDS encoding inorganic phosphate transporter, which translates into the protein MAEFSILLILIIVLALLFDFSNGWHDSANAVATVVSTRVLSPTLAVLFAGVLNVVGAFMSTAVAKMVGSGIIDPAAINDVVIISALGGAIVWNFITLHMGLPSSSSHALIGAMVGAGFIHGGVEVLQGAGLIKVMEAMVSSPLLGFLVAFVLMIGLSWAFFRASRGRAMRLFRRLQLVSAGFMALSHGANDAQKAMGIITLALLSAGHIPSAEVPKWVIISCALSMGLGTALGGWKIIRTLGMRIAKLDPIHGFAAETGAGVVLMVTAHIGLPVSTTHTITSSVMGVGAVNRLSAVRWGVTRRIAYAWVFTLPGSACLAVAFYLLLSAFF
- a CDS encoding CYTH and CHAD domain-containing protein — encoded protein: MPWKIHQTIEDEIKFRIPPGFHIPPDMGEPIPTRVFTSTYFDSEHHRLGQLGLTLRKRVEQAHGVWQLKIPSGAVRLELSIDSGSRSIPWEFQDLLTAFFRKQGAIHLGKLRTKRKGVRIQKDSQIIAEVVLDSVALLRDKKIVHSFQELEVELQEGTAAQLKPIRTILVHAGAEETPLQPKIFQALQFPYPLTLEFSDPSAPATEHIRDRLHSQFFQMLQHDPGTRLGRDSEALHRMRVATRRMRAIVRAVRTFLAPEWTEHVCQELGWVGSLLGEVRDGDVLLESFRQNFHDLSIQEQPAFQSILKKFEDQRSVARAKLLEGLRSDRYLNLLNHFEDSLTRLPFQPSPLTITELARNAFRKVQDFVNASNGSFPKTELHRTRILLKRARYALELAEPMLGKQTKRFLKQAKCTQELLGHHQDAVVAEQRLLAIKQHSRSTGIAYVTGLMVERFRNQQSQAYQHLPKLWQKLQKRGKKL
- a CDS encoding PadR family transcriptional regulator; translation: MPTSNHEPTRRMVRQFFLGFVKIHILHHAAEEPVCGVDLAQELASHGYQLSPGTLYPTLHGLEAAGYLRCQLELQSGRRRRTYTITRSGRQALVQARQQIRELTEEVMNPETS
- a CDS encoding bactofilin family protein; its protein translation is MAESYQTGALEVSTVGLEEEGYQMYLGQKCRLSGVLKVQGMARIDGFVEGEIYGSDLIQVGKDGKLEATVKAKDIVAQGPLRGDFVALQKIQLLAPATLEGKIDAPVFLLEEGVFVNGLVKMGIVRPAGS
- a CDS encoding SixA phosphatase family protein; protein product: MNCLLLRHGIAVNPHEWDHSERERPLTKEGIAKTEQVAAGLKRIGVKPTHLLCSPLIRTQQTAEITKETLQITATIQLCPELVYDQSPMLLFPLFQKFSTDAFVMCVGHEPHLGQTAALMIFGKNSSGLSVKKAGGCLISFDGNVGVGRGNLEWWMAPAQLRALR
- a CDS encoding TolC family protein, which translates into the protein MNLLPTFLAIFFCLHVAIEACHAQQPEPLSTHLTLLQAIEYGLQHYPAVRESLAKQKEAQSGIDLAETNYLPRVEIGVQGTRSTFNNVSGMFFPNAFFQPISGPDLGRSAYSSSWGSAAGILLAWEPFDFGLRSAQVSTARTMERHSKAFITLTQLEVALAVGDAYIDVIMAQESRQALQANLERRVVFAKTVEVLVRNQLRPGVDGSRAQAETAVARTHLLEAEQVERSRMATLAQVLGIAGGRISIGDPVLKAFPQGSVADKKDPSQHPLALVQKAAADIPKNREEALAQAWVPKFNLQSSFFGRGSGWDNQGNRGGGGDGLLPDVPNWAVGLTATFSLLDFSAIRAQKQQAHFHNLAEMARYDRVIQELTAQQVKARSLVESTKLIAENTPIQFQAARLTEAQAAAQFKVGLATVVDVSEAQRLVVQAAVDDARARLGVWKALLALSGVQGELSEILRLARPSASSPGH
- a CDS encoding Ppx/GppA phosphatase family protein — encoded protein: MKRLAVIDIGTNSIHMVLAEIGKGFSYKIVDRIKEMARLGDGTFTSQRLSPEAMDRGLTVLKRFSMLAKNKGFDPIVPIATSAVREAKNGGDFLKLVRKELGLRVRVITGEEEARLIYLGVRNTMDLDHFPAMIVDIGGGSVELMACTQKRLKFVRSLKLGAIRLKDQFLKADIPDKKMIRRLENQVSQTLKKSLTSKKHDSQFNQLVATSGMAGNLAEIIYLSRTGRPLSQIDMATIELDEVREVERLLRTKDTQTRLNIPGLDPRRVDTLYSGVLVLRILMERIGVKQARISDKAIREGVIYDFIQQHQEGLRAEQEIPHIRRRQVLLLARRYQYPKNHAHHVAKLALSLFDQTQTLHQLGDREREWLEYAALLHDIGHHIRENKHHKHTYYLITHADLPGFSSEELGIMANVARYHRRGQPTIRHKGFRLLNRDQKKVVPCLSAILRIADGLDRSHFSVIRKISIEPGKPLRLHVFFRYDPELELWTTERRMKLFEKTFHCRIELKPAPIAMKTVA